The following are encoded in a window of Candidatus Fluviicola riflensis genomic DNA:
- a CDS encoding peptidase M42: MSKKIITKKSEQFLATYLNNASPTGFESSGQKLWMEYLKPYVDKFETDAYGTAVGIINPDAPFRVVIEAHADEISWFVHYITKEGFVYVRRNGGSDHQIAPSKRVNIHTKKGIVKAVFGWPAIHTRHEKEEAPTMKNICLDLGCSTADEVAELGVHVGCVITYEDEFIVLNKTRFVGRALDNRMGGFMIAEVARLLKENAVKLPYALYIVNAVQEEVGLRGAEMIANRIKPNIAIVTDVCHDTQTPMISKIEQGDLTGGKGPVLTYGPAVHNKLLDHIISSAEKEKISFQRAAASRATGTDTDAFAYSNDGVPSALISLPLRYMHTTVEMCHKDDVEGTIALIYASLKRLKPTQSFSYFD; the protein is encoded by the coding sequence ATGAGTAAAAAAATTATTACTAAAAAGTCAGAACAATTTCTTGCCACTTACCTCAACAATGCCTCACCAACCGGATTCGAATCATCAGGGCAAAAGCTTTGGATGGAATACTTAAAACCTTATGTAGATAAATTTGAAACGGATGCTTACGGTACCGCAGTCGGAATTATTAATCCGGATGCACCGTTCAGAGTAGTGATCGAAGCGCATGCCGATGAAATTTCCTGGTTTGTACATTACATTACCAAAGAAGGTTTTGTGTATGTGCGCCGCAACGGTGGCTCCGATCACCAGATCGCGCCTTCCAAACGCGTGAATATCCACACTAAAAAAGGAATCGTAAAAGCTGTTTTCGGCTGGCCGGCCATTCATACGCGCCACGAAAAGGAAGAAGCCCCGACAATGAAAAATATTTGTTTAGATCTGGGCTGTTCTACCGCGGATGAAGTCGCAGAATTGGGTGTGCATGTGGGTTGTGTGATTACTTATGAAGATGAGTTCATTGTATTGAACAAAACCCGTTTTGTAGGCCGGGCATTAGACAACCGCATGGGTGGATTCATGATTGCTGAAGTTGCGCGCTTACTCAAGGAAAATGCCGTGAAATTACCTTACGCATTATACATTGTGAATGCCGTGCAGGAAGAAGTAGGATTACGAGGTGCCGAGATGATTGCCAACCGCATTAAACCGAATATTGCCATTGTAACGGATGTATGTCATGACACGCAAACGCCAATGATCAGTAAAATAGAACAAGGTGATCTTACAGGCGGAAAAGGCCCGGTATTAACCTACGGACCTGCGGTTCATAATAAATTGCTGGATCACATCATTTCGTCAGCCGAAAAAGAAAAAATCTCCTTCCAGCGCGCTGCGGCTTCACGAGCAACGGGTACCGATACCGACGCATTCGCTTACTCCAATGACGGTGTTCCTTCTGCCCTGATCTCATTGCCGCTTCGTTACATGCACACTACCGTTGAAATGTGTCACAAGGATGATGTGGAAGGTACAATCGCATTGATTTACGCTTCTCTAAAACGCTTAAAACCAACACAATCTTTTAGTTATTTCGACTGA